In Candidatus Binataceae bacterium, a single genomic region encodes these proteins:
- a CDS encoding CDGSH iron-sulfur domain-containing protein, which translates to MARLVKHDETGPYQVPEGTELPAWICGCGLSKNKPFCDGTHKKTRDEGGQLFTYDGDNRTPVK; encoded by the coding sequence ATGGCGCGATTGGTTAAGCATGACGAAACCGGACCTTACCAGGTTCCCGAGGGTACGGAGCTGCCCGCCTGGATTTGCGGGTGCGGACTTTCCAAGAACAAGCCGTTCTGTGACGGCACGCATAAAAAAACCCGCGATGAGGGCGGACAGCTATTCACGTATGACGGGGATAATCGAACCCCGGTGAAGTAA
- a CDS encoding undecaprenyl-diphosphate phosphatase: MTQQFHAIILGIVQGLTEFLPVSSSAHLIIVPWLLKWEDPGLAFDVALHLGTLLALLIFYWRNWLEMGTALFNSDHRNRLLLMLLIVASIPGAIIGVLLEKAAESTFRSPWIIASTLTLMGLALWFFDRTRPQERKIHEIGLFDAALIGLSQAVAIIPGVSRSGATITMARILGIERAAAANFSFLMATPIIAGAGLVEGRHLIGMGLGGGVIAGFAAAAVFGLIAIAGLIRFVRTRTYGPFAWYRVALAAFVIIVALARG; encoded by the coding sequence ATGACACAACAGTTCCACGCGATCATCCTTGGCATCGTTCAGGGTCTGACCGAGTTCCTGCCGGTTTCGAGTTCGGCCCATCTGATTATCGTCCCTTGGCTGCTGAAGTGGGAGGATCCGGGCCTCGCCTTCGACGTCGCTCTGCACCTCGGCACACTGCTCGCCCTGCTAATCTTCTATTGGCGTAACTGGCTCGAGATGGGCACCGCGCTATTCAACAGCGATCACCGCAATCGACTTCTGCTGATGCTCTTAATCGTCGCCTCGATTCCCGGAGCGATCATCGGTGTCTTGCTCGAGAAGGCGGCGGAGAGCACCTTCCGTTCGCCATGGATTATAGCCAGCACCCTGACGCTGATGGGTCTCGCCCTATGGTTTTTCGATCGCACCCGGCCCCAAGAGCGAAAGATTCACGAGATTGGTCTGTTCGATGCTGCACTGATCGGACTTAGCCAGGCGGTGGCGATCATTCCCGGTGTCTCGCGCTCGGGCGCGACCATCACGATGGCGCGAATCCTGGGCATCGAACGGGCCGCCGCCGCCAATTTTTCCTTCCTGATGGCGACGCCGATCATTGCGGGCGCCGGCCTGGTCGAGGGCCGCCATCTGATCGGCATGGGTCTCGGCGGAGGGGTTATCGCGGGTTTTGCTGCGGCCGCGGTCTTCGGCTTGATCGCGATCGCCGGGCTAATCCGCTTTGTGCGCACTCGAACTTACGGGCCCTTCGCCTGGTATCGCGTCGCGCTGGCCGCGTTCGTGATTATCGTCGCGCTCGCGCGCGGCTGA
- a CDS encoding DMT family transporter, giving the protein MHASTAHRRGVGLAMAIVTTIVAALQPVALRYGALKTDPLIFATIAVGAAAVVAASVLGYTGEIKVLMRRDYAPRLFVVSMTGTLATALLLIYGLRRIDAIAGVLLLESEPIYSLVLAMLFLRERPSGRQIFATATILGGIGSVFGASRVFSPFYAAAMVILTPLFWQSSHVLALRLMPPLRPLCMAGARYIYSALVLFVIVLVAHRGAFTQSVEVEVLLAGSFTGAVVYFIGSLSWYGAISRLSLAWTTALVIPGVPLLSMGFAIIFLGERPGPREVAGVLIAIAGVALLVTGIDASRVSPFEAAEATHQPLA; this is encoded by the coding sequence ATGCATGCATCTACTGCGCACCGTCGCGGCGTCGGCCTGGCGATGGCGATCGTCACTACGATCGTCGCGGCGCTGCAACCCGTCGCGCTGCGTTACGGGGCTTTGAAGACGGACCCGCTGATTTTCGCGACCATCGCGGTCGGGGCGGCGGCGGTCGTCGCGGCGAGCGTGCTCGGCTACACCGGCGAAATCAAAGTGCTGATGCGCCGTGATTATGCGCCGCGGCTTTTCGTGGTCTCGATGACCGGCACGCTCGCCACCGCGCTCCTATTGATCTACGGGCTGCGACGGATCGACGCGATCGCGGGCGTGCTCCTGCTCGAGAGCGAGCCGATCTATTCGCTCGTGTTGGCGATGCTTTTTCTGCGCGAGCGCCCGTCAGGCCGGCAAATCTTCGCCACGGCGACAATCCTCGGCGGGATCGGTTCGGTCTTCGGTGCGAGTCGCGTGTTCAGTCCGTTTTATGCCGCCGCAATGGTGATCCTGACGCCGCTCTTCTGGCAGAGCTCGCACGTCCTAGCGCTCCGGCTGATGCCGCCGCTACGACCATTGTGCATGGCGGGCGCCCGCTACATCTATTCGGCGCTGGTCCTGTTTGTGATCGTGCTCGTCGCGCATCGCGGCGCCTTCACGCAGTCGGTTGAAGTCGAGGTTCTGCTGGCCGGATCCTTCACGGGCGCCGTCGTCTATTTCATCGGATCGCTGAGCTGGTATGGCGCGATCAGCCGCCTCTCGCTGGCGTGGACGACCGCCCTGGTGATCCCAGGCGTGCCGCTTCTCTCGATGGGTTTCGCGATTATTTTTTTGGGCGAGCGCCCGGGCCCTCGCGAAGTCGCCGGCGTTCTCATCGCGATCGCCGGGGTGGCGCTGTTAGTTACCGGAATCGACGCCAGCCGAGTGTCGCCGTTTGAAGCGGCCGAGGCGACTCATCAGCCGCTCGCGTAA